A single region of the Thunnus maccoyii chromosome 10, fThuMac1.1, whole genome shotgun sequence genome encodes:
- the msh5 gene encoding mutS protein homolog 5 isoform X4, producing the protein MSYLSSCISFDSPLMLRAVGALLKCLDRRRVGVELEDSSVGVPILQFHAYTLKGVVCIDRDTYSVLQIFKSELHPSVYKLHSGEKEGLSLYGILNRCRCKFGSKLLRQWFLRPTLDLAVLQRRQEVIRFFTSPRNSDSLSTLQSSLRNIRNIPTLLRRMSLSHTKVTDWQSLYKTVYSAVCIRDTVRHLPQSIQLFRDISEGLSDDLHYIASLISRIVDFETSIAERRFTIKPNVDPAIDEKRRRMMGLSDFLTDVARRELEHLDARIPSCCVIYIPLIGFLLSVPRLPSMVDKEDFEIEGLDFMFLSEDRLHYRSQRTKELDDLIGDLHCDIRDMETAVMTQLQNAILERSASLYKVLDLTAELDCLMAMSSASQEYGYTSPKLANHRKIIVTQGRHPLLELCSPVFVANSLQSSESQGRVKIITGPNSSGKSIYLKQVGLIVYMALIGSDVPAKEAEIGLVDGIYARMQSRESVSVGLSTFMIDLNQMAQALNSSTGNSLVLIDEFGKGTNTVDGLSLLAASISHWLRKAAVDVPHVLLATNFHSLLQLGLLPSSDLLSLLTLETAVDGDELVFLYQLKEGICQSSYAANIATLAGLPTGLVQRAVEVSELYRTGRPVKRIDKASSDEQANRCRSVVEKFLSLDLEDKDLDLQGFMKEELLPSAGEPLSRS; encoded by the exons atgtCCTATCTCTCCTCCTGTATCTCCTTCGACTCACCCCTGATG CTGAGGGCAGTGGGTGCTCTGTTAAAATGTCTGGACAGGAGGAGAGTGGGAGTGGAGCTGGAAGACAGCAGTGTTGGAGTTCCTATCCTACAGTTTCACGCCTACACACT TAAAGGTGTGGTGTGTATTGACCGAGACACCTACAG cGTTCTGCAGATCTTCAAATCAGAACTTCACCCATCGGTGTACAAGCTGCATTCAGGTGAAAAAGAAGGACTCAGTCTTTACG GAATATTGAACCGCTGCAGGTGCAAGTTTGGCTCCAAACTGCTACG CCAGTGGTTTCTGCGGCCAACACTGGACCTGGCTGTGTTACAaaggagacaggaagtgattCGTTTCTTCACGTCACCTCGGAACTCAGACTCCCTGAGCACCCTGCAGTCCTCGCTGCGCAACATCAGAAACATCCCA acTCTTCTGCGCAGgatgtctctctctcataccAAAGTGACTGACTGGCAAAGTCTCTACAAG acagTGTACAGTGCAGTGTGTATCCGGGACACGGTGCGTCACCTGCCTCAGTCCATTCAGCTGTTTCGTGACATCAGTGAAGGGCTCTCTGATGACCTCCACTACATCGCCTCTCTTATAAGCCGCATT GTGGACTTTGAAACCAGCATAGCCGAGAGACGCTTCACCATCAAACCAAATGTGGACCCTGCCATTGATGAGA agaggaggaggatgatggggTTGTCTGACTTCCTGACAGACGTTGCCAGGAGAGAGCTGGAGCATCTGGATGCTCGCATCCCCTCCTGCTGTGTCATCTACATCCCTCTG ATTGGATTCCTGCTCTCTGTCCCTCGGCTGCCCAGTATGGTGGATAAAGAGGATTTTGAGATAGAAGGGCTTGATTTTATG TTTCTGTCCGAGGATCGTCTGCACTACCGCAGCCAGAGAACCAAGGAGCTGGACGACCTCATAGGGGACTTGCACTGTGACATTAGAG ACATGGAGACGGCAGTAATGACTCAGTTACAGAACGCAATCCTCGAGAGGAGCGCCTCCCTATACAAG GTTCTGGATCTCACTGCTGAGCTGGACTGTCTGATGGCTATGAGCAGCGCCTCCCAGGAGTACGGCTACACCTCACCCAAGCTAGCCAACCACAGGAAGATAATAGTCACACAGGGCAG aCACCCGCTGTTAGAGTTGTGCTCTCCTGTGTTTGTGGCCAACTCTCTCCAGAGCTCTGAGTCTCAAGGCAGAGTCAAGATCATCACTGGACCCAACTCATCTGGAAAGAGCATCTACCTCAAACAG GTGGGTCTTATTGTTTATATGGCTCTGATCGGCTCTGACGTGCCAGCAAAGGAGGCAGAGATTGGTCTGGTGGATGGAATCTATGCCcgcatgcagagcagagagtctGTGTCTGTGGGCCTCAGCACCTTCATGATAGACCTCAACCAG ATGGCCCAGGCTCTCAACAGCAGTACTGGCAACTCATTAGTTCTCATCGATGAATTTGGAAAAGGAACTAACACT GTGGATGGGCTGTCCTTGCTGGCTGCGTCAATCTCTCATTGGCTGAGAAAAGCTGCAGTAGATGTCCCTCACGTCCTGTTGGCTACTAACTTCCACAGTTTGCTGCAGCTAGGCCTGCTACCCTCCTCTGACCTGCTGTCTCTGCTG actCTAGAGACAGCAGTGGATGGGGATGAGTTAGTGTTTCTGTACCAACTGAAGGAAGGGATCTGCCAGTCCAGCTATGCTGCCAACATTGCTACACTGGCAGGTTTGCCAACTGGCCTTGTACAGAGAGCAGTGGAg GTGTCTGAACTCTACAGGACAGGAAGACCCGTCAAACGCATTGACAAAGCGTCATCAGATGAGCAGGCCAACAG GTGCAGGTCCGTGGTGGAGAAGTTCTTGAGCCTGGACCTGGAGGACAAAGATTTGGACCTTCAGGGCTTCATGAAAGAGGAGCTTCTGCCCTCTGCTGGGGAGCCGCTCAGCCGCAGCTGA